The DNA segment CTCCACTCGGTCAGGAGCGCGCTTCTTGAAGGAGCTTTAACGGTTCTTTGTGATGGTAAACGGTCCCCACTCGCCAATCAGCCCCTGTCCATGCAGCGAGATGCTCTTGCCCTGATGCTGAGCCTTCTCGGTCATCAGACCCAGCGCGATCAGGAACGAGTTCATCTTGGCCGGAACTTCGGTATAGTGGCTGGCTTCCACGCCGTCAATCCAGAAGATCAACTCGTTTGCGCTTTTCGTATAGGCAATCTTGCAATCGTGTCTCGTTCCTGGCTTCGTCGCGGTGTCTAATTCGTGGAAATAACAGAAATATTTGGGCCGATCAGTCTGGCTCTCTTCCGGCACAGGCACGCCCGGAAAGGGCAGCCGGGCGTAGACGGTGGCGATCACGTCGTTGGACATGAACACATCCAGCGCCAGGCCGGTAGCGAAGTCCAGCAGATTGATCGAGACAAACCCGTCATAGAGGTCGTGGGGCGCGGTATCTATGCCGCGCGCGCTCATCCACCATTCCAGGGTAATCGTCCCTTGCTCCGGCGGCTCGAACATCTGCGTGGAGAAATACATGTTCTTGGCGTTGTCGAGAATCTGCACCTGATCATTGCTGCGCGTCAGAGGTACAGCAGCTACGCGCAGCCGATCACCTTCGACGACGACCACCGCGTTTGGCTCACGATACTGCCAGAACGAGCCATCTGGCAGCGGGAAGCCGCCATATTGCCAGGTCGGGTTCTTCCCGGTAATGATCGAGCCATAGTTTCCGTAGATAATCCGCGAGTCTTTCTCTTTGGCAGGCGAAATCTCGGTTGCCTGCTCAGTCTGGGCCTTGCTCATTGCTCCCCCTTTTTTTCGCCGCCAGGGACGGCGGCGCTACACGCGGGTTGCCGCCAGGGACGGCGGCGCTACACGCGGCAGCCGCCCTGGCGAGCGTTCCCAATTTAGCGCAGAATGCCCTGGACGATGCTGGCCGCCAGCATGATCAGGGCCGCCAGCAGGTTGCCATTCATCAGATTCGCCATCACGCGCAGATAGCCCGGCAGCGAGCCATCGGCCTGCCGCAGCGCGTTGAGCGGCAGCAGAATGGTCAGCGCCGCGAACGCCGCGTACCAGGGCAGCGCGCCGATAAAGCTATCGGCCAGAATCACCAGCCCCACCAGCGCCAGCAGCGCGTAGCCGACGATACGCCCGCGCGCTTCGCCCAGCGCGGCTACGGGCGACATTTTGCCTACGGCTCGATCAGCCCGCCAGTGCAGGAAGTGATGGAAGTATAACACGGTCATGGTGTACAGGCCCACTGCCAGCGATACGGCCACTGCCTGCCAGGTCACTGTTCCGGCCTGGACATAGAACGCCCCTACCAGCGGCAAGACACCAAAGGCCAGCACAATATCTATTTCGCCCGCGCCGCGCCCCACGTAGGCCAGGCGCACCGGCGGCGCAACATAGAAGAAGGCCAGCAAGAAGCCGCCAACAGCAAACGCCAGCGTCCAGGGCCGCCAGATGGTCAGGACCAGCCCGCAGGCCAGGGCCACACCAAAGAGCGCGCCCGCCAGCGTCCAGTATTGGCGCAGCGTTAGCTTGCCCGTCAGCAAGTTGACCGAGCCGGTGGGGATCGTCTGCTTCGTGTCGCCGGTATCCAGCGTCGCCGCCTTCTGGTCCGCGCCGCTGCGAAAATCGAAAACATCGTTGATGACGTTTGCCCCCAGGTGAGCCACCAGCGCGCCCACAAAGGCCAGTAAGAAGAAGCCGATGTTGAAGACCTGGAGTTGATCCCAGGCCAGTGCTGTGCCGAGCAGCACCGGGGCCATCATCACCGGCAGCACCTGGGCGCGCGTCGTCTGCGCAAAAAAGGCTATGCGCCCTGGTTGGGCGCTTACCGCCGCGTTCATGCGATCATTTCCTTTTCGGATTGCACTTCAGTGACTTTGTAGCCCGCGCGCAGGTCGGTGATGCGCGCCCAGGTGACGGCCACGCGCACCGGCACAATCGGTACCTGCGCCATGAACTTGCCCGCCAGTTCGGATTTGTTCATCACCAGGCTCTTGACGCGCTCGGCTTCCTGCGCCTCCTCCACCACCTGCGCCGCGCCTGTTCCTTCCAGCCATTCGGTTGGCTGGCGCGGCCCGATGAAAATGCCGACTTTGGGGTTGTCGCGCAGGTTCGCCAGCTTGCGCGAGGTGACAATGAAGGTAAAATAGAGGGTGATGTCGCCGTTTTCGCTGATCTCTTCGGCGAAGAAAGCGCCCGTTGTAAAGGGCTGGTGATCGCGCTCGGTGGCAATCAACAAGGTATCGTACTGCGCCAGAAAGGTTTGCATGGTCTGGCGGGTTTCAGCGTCCATTTTTAGCATGCTTTTGCTCTCCTGCATCCGGCCAGGATCGCTTCGAGTGCGCCACTGGCCTCTGCTCACTCGTATCAAAGCTGTTCGCGCTGCGCACAAACCGACGCGCCGGTCTGTTCTCTTCCATTAGTAGTTATAGGCCGCCTGGGAGCGGAAAATCAAGGGTGGGCCGGGCAGCGCGCTGGCCCTGGGCTGTCGAATGTCGCGTTACCCCGTCAACTGCCTTGCGTTCTACTTCTAGATGTTCTTTTAGATGTTCTTTACCGAGGGCGAGCGCGAAAGCTCCTGACTTTAGTCATGGGGAGGAAGCGCCGCCGTCTCGCTGTTTGACAACGTTTCGCGTTTTGTGCTACAATATTGATATGAAGCAATCAACAGGATTCCGCTTAACACCAGAGGCCAGAGCGTTGCTGGACGCCATGAGTAAGGCCACAGGCATCTCACATACGGCCATGCTCGAAATCCTGATCCGTGAAGGGGCCAAGAAGCGAGGCGTGCGTGCTGATTCTGGAGTACAAACTTAGGACCAATCAACGCCAGCAAAGCGCGATTGAGGCAGCCATCCGTACCACGCAGTTTGTGCGCAACAAGGCGCTCCGGTTGTGGATGGATACGCGGGGTACGGGCAAAAATGACCTGCAAGCCTACTGCGCGCAACTGGCGAAAGACTACCCGTTTGCCGCGCGGCTCAATGCGATGGCCCGCCAGGCGGCGGCTGATCGTGCCTGGTTTGCAATTGCACGCTTCTACGAGAACTGCCGGAACCACAAGCCAGGGAAGAAGGGCTATCCCCGCTTCCAGAAAGAGAACCGGTCTGTCGAGTACAAGACCTCTGGCTGGCGGTTGGAACCGGATGGGCGTTCGCTCACCTTCACGGACGGACACAGCATTGGGACGCTGCGCCTCATTGGCACACGCTCCATTGAAACGTTTCCCATGCAGCAGATCAAGCGGGTCCGTCTCCTCAAGCGCGCCGACGGGTACTATGTGCAGTTGGCCGTCCAGGCAGATCGACAGATAGACCACTCGCCGACGGGGAAACAGGTGGGCATTGATGTCGGCTTGAAAGCCTTCTACACCGATTCTGCGGGCCAACAGGTAGACAATCCTCGCTATCTCAGGAAGGCCGAGGCCAAACTGAAACGCTTGCATCGGCGCGTCTCCCGCAAGCAGAAACGCGGGAAGAACCGCAAGAAAGCCAGCAAACGCCTGGCAAAAGGCTATCTGAAAGTCAGTAGGCAGCGTAAAGACTTCGCCGCGAAGGCGGCAAGTGCGCTCGTCTCGTCTCACGACCTGATCGCCTACGAAGACCTCAAGATAGCCAGCCTGGTCAAGAATCATCATCTTGCCAAGAGTATCAGCGATGCCAGTTGGGGGCTGTTCCTGGGCTGGCTCAGATACTATGGCTCCCTGCATGGCATTTCCGTGGTGGCCGTCTCCCCACGCTTCACCACGCAGGATTGCTCTGGCTGTGGGTTCCGGGTCAAGAAGACGCTCAGCATGCGGACGCACGTTTGCCCGGAATGCGGTTTGGTGCTTGATCGAGATCATAATGCGGCTCTCAACATCTTAGAACTGGCCCTCAACCGTACCGCCGGGCAGGCGGGAACGGGTGCTGCCTCGGCAGTACGTAACGCTTCTGGACAGGGAACCTCTGGTAGCCGCAAGCGATTGCGGTCTGCTAAGCTCGCTGGATGAAGGAAGAATCCCCTGGCTTGAGCCATGGGGAGTGTCAATAATCCTCTACTAAGAATGCCTCACACAACCGACGGTTGGCCCCACCCCTGCCGCCTGGGAGGACGGCGCTACACCCCCGCCCCTGCTGTGCGGAGGTTGTGTGAGGCGCTCTAAGCCTCCAGAAACAATCGGGCGACATTAGAAGGCGCTGCCAGCCCTGGAGTAATCGCATTGGTGACTCAAAGCAACGTGAACCAGCAAGCGCACATTGATGAGCATGCGCCCCAGGAACGCTCTGATGGGTCGTCCGGTCATCTGCGCGTGGGTGTGATCGGGTGTGGGCAGTGGGGGCAGAATTACCTGCGCGTCTTATCGGAATTGGAGCAGACAAAACTTGTTGTCGCGTGTGACACGCGGCCCGACATACGGCAGCGTGTGGCCGCGCGCTATCCGGGTGTGCGTGTGGTGGCCTCGGTGGATGAACTCTTGAGCGCCGAGGACATCCAGGCGGTCGTCGTAGCGACTGATGCTCGCTCCCATTTTGCCCTTGCCTCAGCCGCCTTGCGCGCGGGCAAGCATACCCTCTGTGAGAAGCCGCTGACTACGCAGGTAGAGGAGGCGGTTGCCCTGGCGCAGTGCGCCGATGCGTGTCAGCGGACGTTGATGGTCGGCCATATTTTCCGCTATAACGCGGGCGTGAACGCGCTCCGGCAGGAAATACTCGATCCTGGCTTTGGAGAGGTGTGTTACCTTTGTCTGGTGCGCACCAACCTTGGGCCAATTCGCCCGGATGTGAATGCCGCCTGGGATCTTGCCCCGCATGATATATCTATTGTGTTGCATCTGCTTGATCATATGCCGCTCCGCGTCACCGCGCAGGGCTTTTCGTACCTGCAAGCGGGGCGCGAGGATGTTGTCTTCATCACCCTCGAAATGCCAGGCGGCGTGGCGGCGCACCTGCGGGTGAGCTGGCTTGATCCCCGCAAAGTACGTGAGGTCACGGTGGTTGGTCGGCAGAGAATGGCGGTGCTGGATGATGTGCAGCCGATGGAAGGGCTGCGCATTTACGATAAAGGCGCGAGGGAGGAGCCTTCGCCTTACGCTTCTTACGGCGAGTTTCAGTATGTGGTACGCAGCGGCGAGGTGCGTATCCCTCCGGTGCGCGGCGATGAGCCGCTGCGCGAGCAGGCGCGCCATTTTGTTCAGGCGGCGCTGGCTGGCCGCCGCCCGTTGAGCGATGGATGGGATGGAGTGCGCGTTGTCGCTATCATGGATGCGATCCAGCGATCTCTCAAGGCGGGCGGCGTGCCGGTGGAAATGGAACAACGTTATGTCCTCTTTTCCTCTGGAGCATGATCCGGTTGTCCAGATTGGCGAAGGGCTTGAGGCCGATGCGTGGGTGATGATTGGCGCCCGGACGGGCCGAGCCGGTGTGGAACTGGCAGGGTCGCTTGGCCCCCATGCCCGCCTGCGGAGCGGAACCGTTCTGTACGCGGGCAGCCGGATAGGCGCGCATTTTGAGACCGGGCATTTTGTCATCGTGCGGGAAGAGTGCGCCATTGGGGATCATGTGTCTATCAACAGCCACAGTGTCGTTGATTATGGGGTCACGATTGGCAACGCTGTCCATATTCATACGGGGGTCTATATTGCCCAGTACAGTACAATTGAGGATGAGGTGTTTCTGGCCCCCGGCGTCAAGTTTGCCAATGACCCGCATCCGGTGTGTACCAAGTGTATGCAGGGGCCGGTGATTCAACGCGGCGCGCGCCTGGGGGTCGGGGTGGTGGTTGGGGCGGGAGTGGTGATCGGCGCGGGCGCGCTGGTTGGTTCAGGGAGCGTGATCACGCGGGATGTGCCTGCCGGAATGGTGGTTGCTGGCAACCCCGCGCGCATCTTGCGCCCGGTGACGAGTCTGGAATGCCCCTATGGACTGACCCCTTATGATGTGGTGGATGGCCGCTATCGGGATGTGCTTGCCCAGGGATTGGGCCGGGAGCGCATTGATCAGGGAGGGGGGCCGCCCCGGCGGGCCGCCAAGAATCCCTAACAAAACCGGCGTTTGGCCCCGCCCCGGCCAGCGGGACGCTGGCGCTACGGTCCGGCCCCGGCCCGGCCAGCGGGGCGCTGGCGCTACGGCCCCGCCCTATGAGGGAGGAAAGGTATGTCTGTTCCGTTTGTGGACCTCAAAGCGCAGCTCGCTCCGATTCGATCTGATATTGACGCTGCCGTTGCGCGGGTGCTGGATAGCTGCCACTTCATCCTGGGAGAAGAGGTGGCGGCCTTCGAGGAGGAGTTTGCCGCGTTTTGCGGGACGCGCGCCTGTGTGGGCATGGACTCAGGTATCAGCGCGCTTGAATTGGGGCTGCGCGCGGCGGGGGTTGGTCCGGGCGACGAGGTGATTACGGTCAGCCATACGTTTATCGCCACCGTCTCGGCGATTTCGTTCACAGGGGCCACGCCTGTTCTGGTGGAAGTGCGGCCCGATACCTATCTGATGGACCCGGCTTCGATAGAAGCGGCGATTACGCCGCGCACCAGAGCGATTGTGCCGGTGCATCTCTATGGTCAGACGGTGGATATGGACCCGCTGATGGAGCTTGCGGCGCGTCATCAGTTGTTTGTGTTGGAGGACGCCTGCCAGGCACATGGCGCGCGCTATAAGGGCCGCCGCGCGGGGAGCCTGGGCCACGCCGCCGCCTTCAGTTTCTATCCGGGGAAAAACCTGGGGGCGGCTGGCGACGCCGGGGCGCTGACGACGAATGATCCGGCATTGGCGCAGCGGGTGCGGATGCTGCGCAACTATGGGCAGAAGGTCAAATATCATCATGAGATGCTGGCCTTCAATCGGCGGCTCGATAGCATGCAGGCGGCGATACTGCGGGTGAAGCTGCGCGCTCTCGACGCCTGGAACGCTGCCCGTCGCCAGGTTGCGCACGCCTACACGACACGGCTGGCCGGGCTGCCCATCGGGCTGCCGCAGGCGGCGGAAGCCAATGAGCCGGTCTGGCATCTGTATGTCATTCGCGCAGCGGATCGAGCGGCGTTGCAGAACAGCCTGGCGGCGGCTGGCATTGAGACGGGGCTGCATTATCCGGTTCCTATCCATCACCAGAGGGCGTACCCTGAACTGGCGGGCCTGCGCTTCCCGGTCAGCGAGTGGATTGCCGCGCAGTGCCTTTCGCTTCCGGTGTTTGCGGAGATGACCGAAACACAGATTACGGCTGTCCTGGAAGCTGTGGCCCAGGCGACCAGGAGCGCGGAAGCGCCTGCGGGCGCGCCGATCACCGTAACGCGGTGAAAATCTGATTGGCCCGGGGAGATGAGCTAACGAGAGGATGCCAGGCATGAGTAGGGATGAAAAGATGCGGGCGGCGCTGGATACTGTGCCTGAAACCGCTGCGATGGGCGCTCAGGCAGCGGCGGCTCCCAAACGGACCAGGATTCAGCGGGTGCTGCTGGTGCTGCCCGCCTTGAACGAGGCGGGCAAAATAGGGGCAACCATCTCCAAGACGCCTGCGGGGGTGGTGCATACGATTCTGGTCGTTGATGACTGTTCGACGGACGGCACCGGGGCAGAAGCCGCCGCGTTGGGCGCGGTGGTGATCCGCCACGCGCAGAATATGGGCGTCGGCGCGGCCATACGCACAGGCATCTATTATGCGCGCGATCATGGCTATGATGTCGTGGTCGTGGCGGCCAGCGACGACCAGGATATTCCCGCTGAGATCCCGCGCCTGCTGGAGCCAATCGAACAGGGGCGAGCCGAGTTTGTGCAGGGTTCCCGCTATCTGCGCGGCGGCAGGCGCGTGCATCATCCCTTGAGCCGTACTTTCATGACCTGGGGGTATTCGGCGCTGTTCACGCTGATCGCTTTTCGCCGCGTGACCGATGGGACCAACGGCTTTCGCGCCTTCCTGACCGACACTGCGCTCTCGTTTCCGCTGGGTCAGGAGTGGCTGAATCGCTACGAACTGGAGCCATATCTGTATTTTCGCTGCCTCCAGAAAGGCGTTGCCGTTGAGGTACCGGCAACCAAAGTGTATCCCCTTGATCGTAAGATAGGCTATACCAAGATGCGGCCATTCCGCGATTGGTGGCGGATCTTCCGCCCGCTGCTGCTGGTGCGGCTTGGTATTCGCCGGTAAGAGTCCCTGACAAAACCGGCGCTACGGCCCTGCCCCGGCCAGCGAGGACGCTGGCGCTATGGCCCCGCCCCGGCCAGCGGGGACGCTGGCGCTACGGCCCCGCCCCTTGATGGCACGTAGGTTTTGTGAGGCGTTCTAAGTTCTGTTATGCCGCCTATGAAGAAACAAGAAGAACTAGAGCAGCTTTCGCTCCGCAAGAAGCTTGTAAGCTGGCGCACTATCGTTCCGCTCATCGCGGTTATCGTCATCTTTGCGC comes from the Ktedonobacterales bacterium genome and includes:
- a CDS encoding pyridoxamine 5'-phosphate oxidase family protein produces the protein MLKMDAETRQTMQTFLAQYDTLLIATERDHQPFTTGAFFAEEISENGDITLYFTFIVTSRKLANLRDNPKVGIFIGPRQPTEWLEGTGAAQVVEEAQEAERVKSLVMNKSELAGKFMAQVPIVPVRVAVTWARITDLRAGYKVTEVQSEKEMIA
- a CDS encoding transposase is translated as MLILEYKLRTNQRQQSAIEAAIRTTQFVRNKALRLWMDTRGTGKNDLQAYCAQLAKDYPFAARLNAMARQAAADRAWFAIARFYENCRNHKPGKKGYPRFQKENRSVEYKTSGWRLEPDGRSLTFTDGHSIGTLRLIGTRSIETFPMQQIKRVRLLKRADGYYVQLAVQADRQIDHSPTGKQVGIDVGLKAFYTDSAGQQVDNPRYLRKAEAKLKRLHRRVSRKQKRGKNRKKASKRLAKGYLKVSRQRKDFAAKAASALVSSHDLIAYEDLKIASLVKNHHLAKSISDASWGLFLGWLRYYGSLHGISVVAVSPRFTTQDCSGCGFRVKKTLSMRTHVCPECGLVLDRDHNAALNILELALNRTAGQAGTGAASAVRNASGQGTSGSRKRLRSAKLAG
- a CDS encoding DegT/DnrJ/EryC1/StrS family aminotransferase, with protein sequence MSVPFVDLKAQLAPIRSDIDAAVARVLDSCHFILGEEVAAFEEEFAAFCGTRACVGMDSGISALELGLRAAGVGPGDEVITVSHTFIATVSAISFTGATPVLVEVRPDTYLMDPASIEAAITPRTRAIVPVHLYGQTVDMDPLMELAARHQLFVLEDACQAHGARYKGRRAGSLGHAAAFSFYPGKNLGAAGDAGALTTNDPALAQRVRMLRNYGQKVKYHHEMLAFNRRLDSMQAAILRVKLRALDAWNAARRQVAHAYTTRLAGLPIGLPQAAEANEPVWHLYVIRAADRAALQNSLAAAGIETGLHYPVPIHHQRAYPELAGLRFPVSEWIAAQCLSLPVFAEMTETQITAVLEAVAQATRSAEAPAGAPITVTR
- a CDS encoding prenyltransferase → MNAAVSAQPGRIAFFAQTTRAQVLPVMMAPVLLGTALAWDQLQVFNIGFFLLAFVGALVAHLGANVINDVFDFRSGADQKAATLDTGDTKQTIPTGSVNLLTGKLTLRQYWTLAGALFGVALACGLVLTIWRPWTLAFAVGGFLLAFFYVAPPVRLAYVGRGAGEIDIVLAFGVLPLVGAFYVQAGTVTWQAVAVSLAVGLYTMTVLYFHHFLHWRADRAVGKMSPVAALGEARGRIVGYALLALVGLVILADSFIGALPWYAAFAALTILLPLNALRQADGSLPGYLRVMANLMNGNLLAALIMLAASIVQGILR
- a CDS encoding DUF6081 family protein, encoding MSKAQTEQATEISPAKEKDSRIIYGNYGSIITGKNPTWQYGGFPLPDGSFWQYREPNAVVVVEGDRLRVAAVPLTRSNDQVQILDNAKNMYFSTQMFEPPEQGTITLEWWMSARGIDTAPHDLYDGFVSINLLDFATGLALDVFMSNDVIATVYARLPFPGVPVPEESQTDRPKYFCYFHELDTATKPGTRHDCKIAYTKSANELIFWIDGVEASHYTEVPAKMNSFLIALGLMTEKAQHQGKSISLHGQGLIGEWGPFTITKNR
- a CDS encoding Gfo/Idh/MocA family oxidoreductase — translated: MTQSNVNQQAHIDEHAPQERSDGSSGHLRVGVIGCGQWGQNYLRVLSELEQTKLVVACDTRPDIRQRVAARYPGVRVVASVDELLSAEDIQAVVVATDARSHFALASAALRAGKHTLCEKPLTTQVEEAVALAQCADACQRTLMVGHIFRYNAGVNALRQEILDPGFGEVCYLCLVRTNLGPIRPDVNAAWDLAPHDISIVLHLLDHMPLRVTAQGFSYLQAGREDVVFITLEMPGGVAAHLRVSWLDPRKVREVTVVGRQRMAVLDDVQPMEGLRIYDKGAREEPSPYASYGEFQYVVRSGEVRIPPVRGDEPLREQARHFVQAALAGRRPLSDGWDGVRVVAIMDAIQRSLKAGGVPVEMEQRYVLFSSGA
- a CDS encoding glycosyltransferase family 2 protein — its product is MSRDEKMRAALDTVPETAAMGAQAAAAPKRTRIQRVLLVLPALNEAGKIGATISKTPAGVVHTILVVDDCSTDGTGAEAAALGAVVIRHAQNMGVGAAIRTGIYYARDHGYDVVVVAASDDQDIPAEIPRLLEPIEQGRAEFVQGSRYLRGGRRVHHPLSRTFMTWGYSALFTLIAFRRVTDGTNGFRAFLTDTALSFPLGQEWLNRYELEPYLYFRCLQKGVAVEVPATKVYPLDRKIGYTKMRPFRDWWRIFRPLLLVRLGIRR